Proteins encoded in a region of the bacterium genome:
- a CDS encoding ABC transporter permease, with translation MLKYVQRRIVLAVPTVVLTSMVVFLMLFLIPGDPASIYIGEQTATPERLAQIRHVMGLDRPIYVQYGDFVWRALHGDLGRSLQTSRPVTVEILTRFPNTVELAIAAMAIAVVLGFGLGLLSALRRSSAVDTLSMMVALFGVSVPVFWLALLLIMLFSLRLGWLPATSEPGLKGLVLPAVSLALLSAATLARLMRSSMLEVLRLEYLTTARAKGLRGAVVVFRHALPNAVIPVITAMGLQFGGLLSGAVLTETIFARPGLGKLVVDSIQNKDLPTVQGVILVLALIYVTMNLLVDLSYAFIDPRIRFE, from the coding sequence ATGCTGAAGTACGTCCAGCGCCGGATCGTGCTCGCCGTGCCGACGGTCGTGCTGACGTCGATGGTTGTCTTCTTGATGCTGTTTCTCATTCCCGGAGACCCGGCATCGATCTACATCGGCGAGCAGACGGCGACGCCGGAACGGCTCGCGCAGATCCGCCACGTGATGGGGCTCGACCGCCCGATCTACGTGCAGTACGGCGACTTCGTGTGGCGCGCGCTGCACGGCGACCTTGGGCGCTCGCTCCAGACGAGCCGCCCCGTGACCGTCGAGATCCTGACCCGGTTCCCCAACACGGTCGAGCTGGCGATCGCGGCGATGGCGATCGCCGTGGTCCTCGGCTTCGGGCTCGGGCTGCTCTCCGCGCTGCGGCGGAGCAGCGCCGTCGACACCCTCTCCATGATGGTGGCGCTGTTTGGCGTGTCCGTGCCGGTGTTCTGGCTGGCCCTCCTTCTGATCATGCTGTTCTCGCTGCGGTTGGGGTGGCTCCCCGCGACGAGCGAGCCGGGGCTGAAAGGGTTAGTCCTCCCCGCCGTGTCGCTCGCGCTCCTCTCCGCGGCGACGCTCGCCCGGCTGATGCGGTCGAGCATGCTCGAGGTGCTGCGGCTGGAGTACCTGACGACCGCGCGCGCGAAAGGGCTGCGCGGTGCCGTGGTGGTGTTCCGCCACGCCCTTCCGAACGCCGTCATCCCGGTAATCACGGCGATGGGGCTGCAGTTCGGCGGGCTGTTGAGCGGCGCCGTCCTCACCGAGACGATCTTCGCGCGGCCCGGTCTCGGTAAGCTCGTCGTCGACTCGATCCAGAACAAGGACCTCCCGACGGTGCAGGGCGTCATCCTGGTGCTCGCGTTGATCTACGTCACGATGAACCTGCTCGTGGATCTGTCGTACGCGTTTATCGATCCGAGGATCCGGTTCGAATGA
- a CDS encoding ABC transporter permease has product MSALSPAPVRAPRGLWSDALGRLFQNKGATAGGIVFLLIVGAAIAAPRLAPDNPIRLNVSESLDPPGPHHWLGTDQFGRDILSRIVYGARVSVAMGFAAVTISVAGGSVLGLLSGYYLGAVDLVIMRIVDVMLAFPGILLALVIIAVLGPNLSSAMVAVGVSGMPVFIRVVRGSTLAVREFQYVEAARVTGCGDLRIIFRHVLPNVSAPIIVLVTLGIPGAIIAGAALSFLGLGIRPPTPDWGAMLSEGRSFMSTAWWLSTFPGLAIVVIVMAINLFGDGLRDALDPRLKL; this is encoded by the coding sequence ATGAGCGCGCTCAGCCCCGCACCGGTGCGCGCCCCGCGCGGCCTGTGGAGCGATGCGCTCGGCCGTCTGTTTCAGAACAAGGGGGCGACGGCCGGCGGCATCGTGTTTCTGCTGATCGTGGGCGCCGCGATCGCCGCCCCGCGCCTCGCCCCCGACAATCCGATCCGGCTCAACGTCTCCGAGTCGCTCGACCCGCCGGGTCCGCATCACTGGCTCGGGACCGACCAGTTCGGCCGGGACATCCTCAGCCGGATCGTCTACGGCGCGCGCGTCTCGGTGGCGATGGGGTTCGCCGCGGTGACGATCTCGGTCGCGGGCGGCTCCGTGCTCGGGCTGCTGTCGGGATACTACCTCGGCGCCGTCGATCTGGTCATCATGCGCATCGTGGACGTCATGCTGGCGTTTCCCGGCATCCTGCTCGCGCTCGTCATCATCGCGGTGCTCGGCCCCAACCTGAGCAGCGCGATGGTGGCGGTCGGCGTCTCGGGCATGCCTGTGTTCATCCGCGTCGTGCGCGGGTCCACGCTTGCGGTGCGCGAGTTCCAGTACGTGGAGGCGGCCCGGGTCACCGGCTGCGGCGACCTGCGCATCATCTTCCGGCACGTCCTGCCGAACGTGTCGGCGCCGATCATCGTGCTCGTGACGCTCGGCATCCCCGGCGCGATCATCGCGGGCGCCGCGCTCAGCTTCCTCGGCCTGGGGATCCGGCCGCCCACGCCGGACTGGGGGGCGATGCTGAGCGAGGGGCGGTCGTTCATGAGCACGGCCTGGTGGCTGTCTACGTTCCCCGGGCTCGCGATCGTGGTCATCGTCATGGCGATCAACCTGTTCGGGGACGGTCTGCGGGACGCGCTCGACCCGCGGCTGAAGTTGTAG